One genomic window of Amphiura filiformis chromosome 3, Afil_fr2py, whole genome shotgun sequence includes the following:
- the LOC140148541 gene encoding NADH dehydrogenase [ubiquinone] 1 alpha subcomplex subunit 12-like, with protein sequence MRSIFEGQKMASKKITTKFTSHRDLISRFFETIRFNGGMRGTLWKILRGTDLKIGTLVGVDNQGNKYFENDRYFMTRNRWVEYREDKYWNYDASMVPPEWHRWIHGMTDDPPSKVPPTPRKFIWQEHEMNLSGTKQCYVPSTTTPKKIEEWVPPTNTKS encoded by the exons AAAATAACCACGAAATTCACAAGCCATCGGGACTTGATATCTCGATTTTTTGAGACCATTCGGTTTAATGGTGGCATGCGTGGCACTCTATGGAAAATTTTAAG AGGAACAGACTTGAAAATAGGAACACTAGTTGGAGTGGATAACCAAGGCAATAAGTATTTTGAGAACGACAGATATTTTATGA CACGTAACCGATGGGTAGAATACAGAGAGGATAAATACTGGAACTATGATGCTAGTATGGTGCCCCCTGAATG GCATAGGTGGATACATGGTATGACTGATGACCCTCCAAGTAAAGTCCCTCCAACACCACGCAAATTCATCTGGCAAGAACATGAAATGAATTTATCAGGGACAAAGCAATGTTATGTACCAAGCACAACAACACCTAAAAAGATTGAAGAATGGGTTCCACCCACAAACACAAAATCATAG